The Campylobacter sp. RM10537 genome has a segment encoding these proteins:
- a CDS encoding HIT family protein, with translation MIYKNDLIYIEKEQSQIPWIKIFTQYPYKELSDCPSDLQRELFDKILLCEKAMIEFYKPEKINIASFANYMPRVHFHIMARFKDDAYFPECMWGKQQREMKDLKLPNFNDFVKFLLNILK, from the coding sequence ATGATTTATAAAAATGATTTAATTTATATAGAAAAAGAACAATCACAAATACCTTGGATTAAAATTTTTACTCAATATCCTTACAAGGAACTAAGTGATTGTCCTAGTGATTTACAAAGAGAACTTTTTGATAAAATTTTACTTTGTGAAAAAGCTATGATTGAATTTTATAAGCCAGAAAAAATCAATATAGCCTCATTTGCAAACTATATGCCAAGAGTTCATTTTCATATAATGGCTCGTTTTAAAGATGATGCTTATTTTCCAGAATGCATGTGGGGAAAACAACAAAGAGAAATGAAAGATTTAAAACTACCAAATTTTAATGATTTTGTGAAATTTTTACTCAATATTTTAAAATGA
- a CDS encoding transcriptional regulator, protein MIKKSKRDMAYEIDVDVSTLYNWRKYKPNLYRIVMLGFKFDELLEKQKKDYEELLHMEQQIQEEISKFNKD, encoded by the coding sequence ATGATCAAAAAAAGCAAACGCGACATGGCGTATGAAATTGATGTTGATGTAAGCACACTATATAACTGGAGAAAATATAAGCCTAATTTATATCGTATTGTCATGCTAGGATTTAAATTTGATGAACTTTTAGAAAAGCAGAAAAAAGACTACGAAGAACTCCTTCACATGGAGCAACAAATCCAAGAGGAAATCTCAAAATTTAACAAAGACTAA
- a CDS encoding YceI family protein, whose product MKKILLSSLVAASFLSASLFAQEYSLDKAHTDIGFKIKHLQISNVKGNFKDYSAVIDFDPKTYEFKKLEAVIKVASVNTDNQTRDNHLRQDDFFKAKKYPDMTFVMKKYEKINKEKGKMTGILTIAGVSKEVVLDTEIGGMAKGKDGKEKIGFSLNGKIKRSEFKFGAGTSTLTLGDDITLSIDAEANEK is encoded by the coding sequence ATGAAAAAAATTTTATTAAGCTCTTTAGTTGCTGCATCTTTCTTGAGTGCAAGTTTATTTGCACAAGAATATTCTTTAGATAAAGCTCATACCGATATTGGTTTTAAGATTAAACATCTACAAATCAGCAATGTAAAGGGAAATTTTAAAGATTATAGTGCAGTTATAGATTTTGATCCTAAAACTTATGAATTTAAAAAACTTGAAGCTGTAATCAAAGTAGCCTCTGTTAATACTGATAACCAAACTAGAGATAATCATTTAAGACAAGATGATTTTTTTAAAGCAAAAAAATACCCTGATATGACATTTGTAATGAAAAAATATGAAAAAATTAATAAAGAAAAAGGAAAAATGACAGGTATCTTAACCATAGCTGGAGTTTCAAAAGAAGTGGTTTTAGATACTGAAATAGGCGGTATGGCTAAAGGAAAAGATGGCAAAGAAAAAATAGGTTTTTCTTTAAATGGAAAAATTAAACGTTCTGAATTTAAATTCGGTGCTGGAACTTCTACACTTACTTTAGGTGATGATATCACTTTAAGCATTGATGCTGAAGCAAATGAAAAGTAA
- a CDS encoding tetratricopeptide repeat protein codes for MLKRILILLSICYSCVFAISDLEKALQFYEENKFSKAYNLFEKLCKKDSAKSCFSMAYMLENAQGVPRDLGAAYKLYNKACNLGLSESCFNMGLILKNQGYTNESILAFNKACNLGDVKSCNNIALFYEKDQDGKMATYFYKKSCQLKDAPACYKLGLLYEKGELIKQNIKNSLFFYSKACNLGYAELCYLLGRYNQLETKDLQKAKIYFGMACDKKHKEACVAYKELNSKAVEIY; via the coding sequence ATGTTAAAAAGAATTCTAATTTTACTATCGATTTGTTATAGTTGTGTTTTTGCCATTAGTGATTTAGAAAAGGCTTTGCAGTTTTATGAAGAAAATAAATTTTCTAAAGCATATAATTTATTTGAAAAGCTTTGTAAAAAAGATAGTGCAAAATCATGTTTTTCTATGGCCTATATGTTAGAAAATGCTCAAGGAGTTCCAAGAGATCTTGGTGCTGCTTATAAACTTTATAATAAAGCATGCAATCTAGGTTTATCAGAATCTTGTTTTAATATGGGTCTTATTTTGAAAAATCAAGGCTATACTAACGAATCAATTTTAGCTTTTAATAAAGCGTGTAATTTAGGAGATGTGAAAAGTTGTAACAATATAGCTCTTTTTTATGAAAAAGATCAAGATGGAAAAATGGCAACTTATTTTTATAAAAAATCTTGCCAATTAAAAGATGCTCCAGCTTGTTATAAATTGGGTCTTTTGTATGAAAAAGGGGAATTAATAAAACAAAATATAAAAAATTCTTTATTTTTTTATTCTAAAGCTTGCAATTTGGGTTATGCTGAGTTATGTTATCTTCTTGGGCGTTATAATCAACTTGAAACAAAAGATTTGCAAAAAGCTAAAATTTATTTTGGCATGGCTTGTGATAAAAAACATAAAGAAGCTTGTGTTGCTTATAAAGAATTAAATTCTAAAGCTGTAGAAATTTATTAA
- a CDS encoding putative metalloprotease CJM1_0395 family protein, with protein sequence MQIGFNFSSYYHFNHSSNDSKNNNFLDLKNNDLADSNNKNDISSDENNQQETQMVNGVELDAKQIQQLRELQNIDRNVKAHEAAHQAAGGGLAGAASFTYTRGPDNQMYATAGEVPISMQKGNTPEETIANARQIVAAAMAPADPSPQDYKVAANATKMEFEARAEAMKLKAEEAKEKEEENKEKDEKNSENSLEKTDKDSKSNDKNSNFDKDFKNFVAKTYQQNSQDNYINFSIAS encoded by the coding sequence ATGCAAATTGGCTTCAATTTTAGCTCATATTATCATTTCAATCATTCTTCTAATGACTCAAAAAATAACAATTTTTTAGATTTAAAAAATAATGATCTTGCAGATTCAAACAATAAAAATGATATCTCATCAGATGAAAATAACCAACAAGAAACACAAATGGTTAATGGTGTTGAACTTGACGCTAAACAAATTCAGCAACTTAGAGAACTCCAAAATATAGATAGAAACGTAAAAGCACATGAAGCTGCACATCAAGCTGCTGGTGGTGGCCTAGCAGGAGCTGCAAGCTTTACTTATACTAGAGGACCAGATAATCAAATGTATGCTACTGCTGGTGAAGTTCCTATCAGTATGCAAAAGGGAAATACCCCAGAAGAAACTATAGCTAATGCACGCCAAATTGTAGCTGCAGCTATGGCTCCTGCTGATCCTAGCCCACAAGATTATAAAGTCGCAGCTAATGCCACAAAAATGGAATTTGAAGCAAGAGCTGAAGCAATGAAACTTAAAGCCGAAGAGGCCAAAGAAAAAGAAGAAGAAAATAAAGAAAAAGATGAAAAAAATTCAGAAAATAGCTTAGAAAAAACAGATAAAGATTCAAAAAGCAACGATAAAAATTCAAATTTTGATAAAGATTTTAAAAATTTTGTAGCTAAAACTTATCAACAAAACTCTCAAGATAATTATATTAATTTTAGTATTGCCTCTTAA
- a CDS encoding gluconate 2-dehydrogenase subunit 3 family protein, which translates to MQDNIIDRRSFFKLGLLGGSVVAASTLGGGAVLKAAELTDSPKSLQTKSNKIRGRIFFQTQTEFDTLSAACERIYPKDNQGEGAIGLGVPYFIDNQLASAYGYNDREYMQGPFMDGKEEQGYQTPMKRKDIFLEGVHALETNAKKRYKKSFSSLKGKEQDEILRDFEKGKIQTIGFKSSYFFTLLREMTIAGVLADPIYGGNDNKNGWRMMQYPGAQMSYIDKIASDEFFDIEPVGLADMED; encoded by the coding sequence ATGCAAGATAATATTATAGATAGAAGAAGTTTCTTTAAATTAGGACTTCTGGGTGGCTCTGTTGTAGCTGCAAGTACTTTAGGTGGTGGCGCTGTATTAAAAGCAGCAGAGCTTACAGATTCTCCAAAATCTTTACAAACTAAATCAAATAAAATTAGAGGCAGAATATTTTTTCAAACTCAAACTGAATTTGATACTTTGAGTGCAGCTTGTGAAAGAATTTATCCTAAGGATAATCAAGGAGAAGGAGCTATTGGATTAGGCGTTCCTTATTTTATTGATAATCAATTAGCTTCAGCATATGGATATAATGATAGAGAATATATGCAAGGACCTTTTATGGATGGTAAAGAGGAGCAAGGATATCAAACTCCTATGAAACGTAAGGATATTTTTTTAGAGGGTGTTCATGCTTTAGAAACAAATGCTAAAAAACGTTATAAAAAATCTTTTTCTTCACTTAAAGGAAAAGAACAAGATGAAATTTTAAGAGATTTTGAAAAAGGTAAAATTCAGACCATAGGTTTTAAATCTTCCTATTTTTTTACTCTTTTAAGAGAAATGACAATTGCAGGGGTTTTAGCAGATCCAATTTATGGTGGAAATGATAATAAAAACGGTTGGAGAATGATGCAATATCCTGGAGCTCAAATGAGTTATATAGATAAAATTGCAAGTGATGAATTTTTTGATATAGAACCTGTAGGTTTAGCGGATATGGAGGATTAA
- a CDS encoding GMC family oxidoreductase, with amino-acid sequence MAEILKKVDVVTVGAGWTGGIIAAELTKAGLNVLSLERGHMQSTENFNFIHDEWRYGINYGLMQDCSKDTVTFRNDLKELALPYRKMGSFLLGNNVGGAGVHWNGWTFRFMPYDFEIKSRSFKRYGNKLGDDYTLQDWGLTYKDMEPYYDKFEKTCGISGEPNPLAEKMGSFRSSPYPQKPLENTKILKRFESTAKEMNLHPFRLPAANSRSGYTNPDGQELAPCEYCAFCERYGCEYGAKASPITTVIPKAMSTGKYTIRTYSNATQILKKDGKVTGVKFVDTRTMKEYIQPADIVVLTSYVFNNAKLLMVSEIGSQYDPKTGKGTLGKNYCYQMNMGTTAFFEEQFNTFMGSGALGTTCDDFIGDNFDHSREKFLHGAMIYSVQSGNRPIQSAPVPQGTPSWGAEFKKALNYNFTRNIFIGGQGASLPHKNNYLSLDPTYKDAFGMPLLRLTYNFTDQDRALHKFITDKTAQIAKRMKGVKSIKKGSYLKNYSIVPYQTTHNTGGTTMGANPEMSVVNTYLQHWDADNLFVVGAGNFQHNSGYNPTDTVGALAYRCAEGILKYHKSGKILA; translated from the coding sequence ATGGCTGAAATATTAAAAAAGGTAGATGTAGTAACAGTGGGTGCAGGTTGGACAGGTGGTATTATAGCCGCAGAACTAACAAAGGCAGGACTTAATGTCCTTAGTTTAGAGCGCGGACATATGCAAAGTACTGAAAATTTTAATTTTATCCATGATGAATGGAGATATGGAATTAATTATGGTTTAATGCAAGATTGTTCCAAAGATACTGTTACTTTTAGAAATGATTTAAAAGAGTTAGCTTTGCCTTATAGAAAAATGGGTTCTTTTTTGCTTGGGAATAATGTTGGGGGTGCTGGAGTACATTGGAATGGCTGGACTTTTAGATTTATGCCTTATGATTTTGAAATTAAAAGTAGAAGTTTTAAACGATATGGAAATAAGTTAGGTGATGATTATACTTTGCAAGATTGGGGTTTGACTTATAAAGATATGGAACCTTATTATGATAAATTTGAAAAAACTTGTGGGATTTCTGGAGAGCCTAATCCACTTGCTGAAAAAATGGGTTCTTTTAGATCAAGTCCTTATCCTCAAAAACCTTTAGAAAATACAAAAATACTCAAACGTTTCGAAAGTACAGCAAAAGAGATGAATTTGCATCCATTTAGATTACCAGCAGCTAATTCAAGATCTGGTTATACTAATCCAGATGGCCAAGAATTAGCTCCTTGTGAATATTGTGCTTTCTGTGAAAGATACGGTTGTGAGTATGGAGCAAAAGCAAGCCCTATAACAACAGTTATTCCTAAAGCTATGAGTACAGGTAAATATACTATACGCACTTATAGTAATGCTACGCAAATTCTAAAAAAAGATGGCAAGGTAACAGGAGTAAAATTTGTAGATACTAGAACTATGAAAGAATATATTCAACCTGCTGATATAGTTGTGCTTACAAGCTATGTATTTAATAACGCTAAGCTTTTAATGGTGAGTGAAATAGGATCTCAGTATGATCCAAAAACAGGTAAAGGAACTTTAGGTAAAAATTATTGTTATCAAATGAATATGGGAACAACAGCCTTTTTTGAAGAACAATTTAATACTTTTATGGGATCAGGTGCATTAGGAACAACTTGTGATGATTTTATAGGAGATAATTTTGATCATTCTAGGGAAAAATTTTTACATGGAGCTATGATTTATAGTGTTCAATCAGGAAATCGTCCTATACAATCAGCTCCAGTTCCCCAAGGAACACCTTCTTGGGGTGCTGAATTTAAAAAAGCATTAAATTATAATTTTACAAGAAATATTTTTATAGGTGGGCAAGGTGCTTCTTTACCTCATAAAAATAATTATTTAAGTTTGGATCCAACTTATAAAGATGCTTTTGGGATGCCACTTTTACGCTTAACGTATAATTTTACAGATCAAGATAGAGCTTTGCATAAATTTATTACAGATAAAACAGCTCAAATAGCAAAAAGAATGAAGGGTGTGAAATCAATTAAAAAAGGTTCTTATCTTAAAAATTATAGCATTGTGCCTTATCAAACCACTCATAATACCGGAGGGACAACTATGGGGGCAAATCCTGAAATGAGTGTAGTAAATACTTACTTACAACATTGGGATGCGGATAACCTTTTTGTCGTAGGGGCTGGTAATTTCCAACATAATAGTGGCTATAATCCAACAGATACTGTAGGAGCTTTAGCTTATCGTTGTGCTGAAGGAATTTTAAAATATCATAAAAGTGGAAAAATTCTTGCTTGA
- a CDS encoding dynamin family protein, with translation MKDLLQKIWKNKLQFLDFNLNFADKNILDVSELAIILSINQENYERYFLLNEFKIIFEKINLRVDIFGAQKAQICAINLFKSGLVKKQELLDALQILQKISNNYEIFNFIEKTEIKIIDKKELFLKNCNQLDVIALELCKLSFDENAKIRLHKKIDKFKKLDFNIAVTGIMNSGKSSFLNALLKQEFLGVSNIPETANLTVISYGANKEAMIYFWNKNEWQNILKTSSFNKKLKAFFDRLVLEIDINKYIKDETLSQKINLEDLKKFSSAKNNISALIKKIEIKSDLEFLKNNISIVDTPGLDDVVIQREILTNEYLKESDFLIHLMNASQALTQKDIDFLTHCLLNSRLSKFLIILTKADLLKKQELNEVENYIKKILTNKLKDKNLVTKIDFLSISAKMANDFYKNLVSKESFQKSGMQEFENYLFNELYSGKKSKIALESYKKELLLELDHLLKEYELQNKFIQEKEQNLGEQSKQFLLDMQNKRKSLQETKEEILNSILELKNLENGVDNLVLLLAKKLKDRLVDELKYFKNKSQKVDMQRILMIIDTTIKDGVSDILREVKFKNMKKIEELKLHLSLKYDFLKENFNDDFENFKDKISKDIENIFNDEKIIFLKLEIENIINQNINLFDLEIKLTQTINAIFKNFNLENILQSLDINGAFFHFLDKKLQNYEEIQKEKLKNIEDLMGKINDKNTNILTSFENNLENIAKLQQLKMDLLHAN, from the coding sequence ATGAAAGATTTACTTCAAAAAATTTGGAAAAATAAACTTCAATTTTTAGATTTCAATCTTAATTTTGCTGATAAAAATATTTTAGATGTATCAGAGCTTGCTATTATTTTAAGCATTAATCAGGAAAATTATGAAAGATATTTTCTTTTAAATGAATTTAAAATTATTTTTGAAAAAATTAATTTAAGAGTGGATATTTTTGGTGCCCAAAAGGCTCAAATTTGTGCAATTAATCTTTTTAAATCAGGATTGGTTAAAAAACAAGAATTATTAGATGCTTTGCAAATTTTACAAAAAATTTCAAATAATTATGAAATTTTTAATTTCATTGAAAAAACGGAAATTAAAATTATAGATAAAAAAGAACTTTTTTTAAAAAATTGCAATCAATTAGATGTAATTGCCTTAGAGCTTTGTAAATTAAGTTTTGATGAGAATGCAAAAATAAGACTTCATAAAAAAATAGATAAATTCAAAAAATTAGATTTTAATATTGCTGTTACTGGAATTATGAATTCAGGAAAATCTAGTTTTTTAAATGCTCTTTTAAAGCAAGAATTTTTAGGAGTATCAAATATTCCAGAAACAGCCAATTTAACTGTTATAAGTTATGGTGCAAATAAAGAAGCTATGATTTATTTTTGGAATAAAAATGAGTGGCAAAATATATTAAAAACTTCTAGTTTTAATAAAAAATTAAAAGCTTTTTTTGATCGTTTAGTTTTAGAGATTGATATCAATAAATATATAAAAGATGAAACTTTAAGTCAAAAAATTAATTTAGAAGATTTGAAAAAATTTAGTTCTGCTAAAAATAATATTTCAGCTTTGATTAAAAAAATAGAGATTAAAAGTGATTTAGAATTTTTAAAAAATAATATTTCTATTGTTGATACTCCTGGACTCGATGATGTCGTTATTCAAAGAGAAATTTTAACAAATGAATATTTAAAAGAGAGTGATTTTTTGATCCATCTTATGAATGCTTCACAAGCGCTAACACAAAAAGATATTGATTTTTTAACTCATTGTTTATTAAATTCACGTTTGAGCAAATTTTTAATTATTTTAACAAAAGCTGATTTGTTAAAAAAACAAGAACTTAATGAAGTTGAAAATTATATTAAAAAAATTCTCACAAATAAGCTTAAGGATAAAAATTTGGTTACAAAGATTGATTTTTTATCTATAAGTGCAAAAATGGCTAATGATTTTTATAAAAATCTTGTCAGTAAAGAAAGTTTTCAAAAAAGCGGAATGCAAGAATTTGAAAATTATTTATTTAATGAATTGTATTCTGGAAAAAAAAGTAAAATTGCTTTGGAGTCTTATAAAAAAGAATTGTTATTGGAGCTAGATCATCTCTTAAAAGAATACGAGTTACAAAATAAATTTATACAAGAAAAAGAACAAAATTTAGGTGAACAAAGCAAGCAATTTTTACTTGATATGCAAAATAAAAGAAAATCTTTACAAGAAACCAAAGAGGAAATTTTAAATTCTATTTTAGAACTTAAAAATTTAGAAAATGGAGTTGATAATCTTGTATTGTTATTAGCAAAAAAACTTAAAGATAGATTGGTTGATGAATTAAAATATTTTAAAAATAAATCTCAAAAAGTTGATATGCAGCGTATTTTAATGATTATAGATACGACAATTAAAGACGGTGTGAGTGATATTTTAAGAGAAGTTAAATTTAAAAATATGAAAAAAATTGAAGAATTAAAGCTCCATTTATCTTTAAAATACGATTTTTTAAAAGAAAATTTTAATGATGATTTTGAAAATTTTAAGGATAAGATTTCTAAAGATATAGAAAATATTTTTAATGATGAAAAAATTATATTTTTAAAACTTGAAATTGAAAATATTATCAATCAAAATATTAATTTATTTGATCTTGAAATTAAATTAACTCAGACTATCAATGCTATTTTTAAAAATTTTAATCTCGAAAATATTTTGCAAAGTCTTGATATTAATGGAGCATTTTTTCATTTTTTAGATAAAAAACTTCAAAATTATGAAGAAATTCAAAAAGAAAAGTTAAAAAATATTGAAGATTTAATGGGTAAAATCAATGATAAAAATACTAATATATTAACTTCTTTTGAAAATAATTTAGAAAATATCGCTAAATTGCAACAACTTAAAATGGATCTTTTGCATGCAAATTAA
- a CDS encoding ABC-F family ATP-binding cassette domain-containing protein — translation MVEVRNLTMRFANQLLFENVNLKLVRGQRYGLIGANGAGKSTFLKILSGEIESSSGEVVFDEGLRIAVLGQDQFAFENYTIKDAVMCANKRLYEALKEKEKLYMSEEFTDEINERLSELEMITAEEDPNYDCETRCEKILSSLKIKDFDALMSTLQSADKFKVLLAQVLFLGADVLFLDEPTNNLDLEAISWLENELLRHEGTLVVISHDRHFLNKICTRILDVDFKQIRDFAGNYDDWYMASTLLAKQAELKRDKTLKEREELENFIRRFSANASKAKQATSRAKALEKLELEEIKISSRRDPSIVFRLGREIGNEVLELKGISKAYEHSLFSNLELKIEKNDKIALIGANGVGKSTLVKIIANAITPDEGNLHLGATIELRYFPQDTSNIINENLKLYEWLMSEKFKDLDEIRKCLGRMLFSGSDQEKIAANLSGGEKHRLMLSRLMLERPNFLLLDEPDNHLDLESIIALGEALYNFQGVVLCVSHDRELIGSFANRIWELKDGKLLDFRGNYEEFLGENNG, via the coding sequence ATGGTTGAAGTAAGAAATCTTACCATGCGTTTTGCAAATCAACTTTTATTTGAAAATGTCAATTTAAAACTCGTTCGCGGACAAAGATATGGACTTATAGGCGCTAATGGTGCTGGAAAATCAACTTTTTTAAAAATTCTTTCAGGTGAAATAGAATCAAGTAGTGGCGAAGTCGTTTTTGATGAGGGCTTAAGGATCGCAGTTTTAGGGCAAGATCAATTTGCTTTTGAAAACTACACTATTAAAGATGCGGTTATGTGTGCCAATAAAAGATTATATGAGGCTCTAAAAGAAAAAGAAAAGCTTTATATGAGTGAAGAATTTACCGATGAAATCAATGAACGTTTAAGCGAACTTGAGATGATAACTGCTGAAGAAGATCCAAACTATGATTGTGAAACGCGTTGTGAAAAAATTTTAAGTTCTTTAAAAATCAAAGATTTTGATGCTTTGATGAGTACTTTACAAAGTGCGGATAAATTTAAAGTTTTACTTGCGCAAGTTTTGTTTTTAGGTGCAGATGTGCTTTTTTTAGATGAGCCTACAAACAACCTTGATTTAGAGGCAATTTCTTGGCTTGAAAATGAACTTTTAAGACACGAGGGAACTTTGGTTGTCATCTCTCACGATAGGCATTTTCTTAATAAAATTTGCACGAGAATTTTAGATGTTGATTTTAAACAAATTAGGGATTTTGCCGGAAATTACGATGATTGGTATATGGCTTCGACGCTTTTAGCAAAACAAGCTGAGCTTAAACGTGATAAAACTTTAAAAGAAAGAGAAGAATTAGAAAATTTCATCCGTCGTTTTAGCGCAAATGCGTCTAAGGCAAAGCAAGCTACAAGTAGGGCTAAAGCACTTGAAAAATTAGAGCTTGAAGAGATTAAAATTTCAAGTCGCAGGGATCCTAGTATCGTTTTTCGCTTGGGAAGAGAGATTGGTAATGAAGTTTTAGAGCTTAAAGGTATTAGCAAAGCTTATGAACATAGTTTGTTTTCAAATTTGGAACTTAAGATAGAAAAAAATGATAAAATTGCTTTAATTGGAGCAAATGGTGTGGGCAAATCAACTTTAGTAAAAATTATTGCAAATGCCATTACTCCAGATGAAGGCAATTTACATTTAGGTGCAACTATAGAGCTTAGATATTTTCCACAGGATACAAGTAATATTATCAATGAAAATTTAAAGCTTTATGAATGGCTTATGAGCGAAAAATTTAAAGATTTAGATGAGATTAGAAAGTGCTTAGGAAGGATGCTTTTTAGTGGAAGCGATCAAGAAAAAATAGCTGCAAATTTAAGCGGAGGTGAAAAACATCGCTTGATGCTTTCTCGTCTTATGCTAGAGCGTCCAAATTTTTTACTTTTAGATGAACCTGATAACCATCTTGATCTTGAAAGCATTATTGCTTTGGGAGAAGCTTTGTATAATTTTCAAGGCGTGGTGCTTTGTGTGAGTCATGATAGAGAACTTATTGGATCTTTTGCAAATCGCATTTGGGAACTAAAAGATGGAAAACTTTTGGATTTCAGGGGAAATTATGAAGAATTTTTAGGAGAAAATAATGGCTAA
- a CDS encoding dynamin family protein, which yields MQINILNDFINSYKKAYINNYDDSFSGKIKTICQNLNEPFMNLSPELSKELQEISFSLDKNINIAIIGQFSSGKSSLLNLILKKECLPTGFVPVTFKPTFLHYAKEYFLRVEFEDASDLITDVENLALYTDQRNEIKKAKNLHIFAPIPLLKKITLIDTPGLNANKNDTLTTLSELKNIHAAIWLSLIDNAGKKSEEEVIRENLEILGDYSICVLNQKDKLNQQELDNILNYVKKNFSQYFKDIIAISCKEAQFQESYKHSNFEFLIHFLQSIDDKKVKEKFAKRKIFNLCKILDNENKLFLDIFDQLLLNFQTYEEYANSVFERFLNEIEILNHQILNQLKSISEKISSEIFNSIKEKEAYFYQKSTKILTKNLYVKYAYKIPYISTDDTYLSMFYHSESMSKEFKKIKNDIYHSFKQIKDNLVNLVNNLENKILFFKSEFSNIQKDNIFQSDINFSELRVFSNASEEYFLKDFKELLFKNLLELDLFFEKLNLKAFSNYENATRLTISFLSDKINQSRVLYELNSSEFTLFYPQKNEIYERVLKELNVYEFENLLIDKPVIIKIIKDFFKNNKILIENKKHLIEIKKRELDKRKSQIIKSCELLKE from the coding sequence ATGCAAATTAATATTTTAAATGATTTTATAAATTCTTATAAAAAAGCTTATATTAATAATTATGACGATAGTTTTAGTGGAAAAATTAAAACAATATGTCAAAATCTTAATGAACCTTTTATGAATCTAAGTCCTGAATTAAGTAAAGAGTTACAAGAAATATCTTTTTCATTGGATAAAAATATCAATATAGCTATTATCGGGCAATTTTCTAGTGGTAAATCAAGTCTTTTAAATTTAATTTTAAAAAAAGAATGCCTACCTACAGGTTTTGTTCCTGTAACTTTTAAGCCAACTTTTTTACATTATGCAAAAGAATATTTTTTAAGAGTCGAATTTGAAGATGCTAGCGATCTTATTACAGATGTTGAAAATCTCGCTTTATATACAGATCAAAGAAATGAAATTAAAAAAGCTAAAAATTTGCATATTTTTGCTCCTATTCCTTTATTAAAAAAAATTACTCTTATTGATACTCCAGGTTTAAATGCAAATAAAAATGATACTTTAACCACTTTAAGTGAGTTAAAAAATATTCATGCGGCTATTTGGTTAAGCTTGATTGATAATGCTGGAAAAAAAAGTGAAGAAGAGGTGATTAGGGAAAATTTGGAAATTTTGGGCGATTATAGCATTTGTGTTTTAAATCAAAAAGATAAATTAAATCAACAAGAATTAGATAATATTTTAAATTATGTTAAAAAAAATTTTTCTCAATATTTTAAGGATATTATTGCTATATCTTGTAAAGAAGCTCAGTTTCAAGAAAGCTATAAACATTCTAATTTTGAATTTTTGATCCATTTTTTACAATCTATTGATGATAAAAAAGTCAAGGAAAAATTCGCAAAAAGAAAGATATTTAATTTATGCAAAATTTTAGATAATGAAAATAAACTTTTTTTAGATATTTTCGATCAACTTTTATTAAATTTTCAAACTTATGAAGAATATGCAAATTCTGTATTTGAAAGATTTTTAAATGAAATTGAAATTTTAAACCATCAAATTTTAAATCAACTAAAAAGTATTAGTGAAAAAATTTCAAGTGAAATTTTTAATTCTATTAAAGAAAAAGAAGCTTATTTTTATCAAAAATCGACAAAAATTTTAACAAAAAATTTATACGTAAAATATGCCTATAAAATACCTTATATTTCAACTGATGATACTTATTTATCGATGTTTTATCATTCAGAATCTATGAGTAAAGAATTTAAAAAAATTAAAAATGATATCTATCATTCTTTTAAGCAAATCAAAGATAATTTGGTTAATTTAGTAAATAATTTAGAAAATAAAATTTTATTTTTTAAGTCAGAATTTTCAAATATTCAAAAAGATAATATTTTTCAAAGCGATATAAATTTTAGCGAACTTAGAGTATTTTCAAATGCCAGTGAAGAATATTTTTTAAAAGATTTTAAGGAGCTTTTGTTTAAAAATTTATTAGAGCTTGATTTATTTTTTGAAAAACTTAATTTAAAAGCTTTTTCAAATTATGAAAATGCAACAAGACTCACCATTAGTTTTTTAAGTGATAAAATAAATCAAAGTCGTGTTCTTTATGAGCTTAATAGTTCTGAATTTACTTTATTTTATCCTCAAAAAAATGAAATTTACGAAAGAGTCTTAAAAGAACTTAATGTTTATGAATTTGAAAATTTATTGATTGATAAGCCAGTCATTATAAAAATAATCAAGGATTTTTTTAAAAATAATAAAATTTTAATTGAAAATAAAAAACACTTAATAGAGATAAAAAAAAGAGAGCTTGATAAAAGAAAAAGTCAGATTATTAAATCTTGTGAACTTTTAAAGGAATAA